Sequence from the Acidobacteriota bacterium genome:
TTCGGTTAACTTCCTTCGGTCTTCCGCAAGCAGCCGTGATGCAACTTGCTCGATTTGAGGCGTCACAAGCGGTGTCTCCCTTTGCAAAAGATTGGAACGATGATTGGGGGCTAAAAAAACCAGGGCTCAGGACTGAAAAACCAGGGCTCAGGGCTTGGGGCTGAAGACTCGCAAGCTCGGGGCTGAAGAAAACGGGTTCAATCCCCTGAGCCCGACGTCTTCCGCCCGATGTCTTCCGCCCGTTTTGTTTTTTGTTTGCGAACAATAGTCCGCAGGAGCAAGGTTTTCAAACTGACTTCATCATCAAATCGGGCTTTGATTTCAAGCACTGACACGGGCATTAGCCCAAAATGAAACTGCTCTAGCTTGACAGCATCTTTTTCCGTTGTTACCAGTCGTTCGGCTCCAGCCTGTTGCGCCGCAGACACAGTCTCGGCAACATCTTCTTGGGAGTAAACATGGTGATCGCGGAGCCGTTTCCGATACACGACTCTGGCACCGAGGGTCGCTACATCGTGTTCAAACCGGTCTGGATTCCCAAGCGCCGAAACAACCCCAACGGCCTTCCCCGCCAGAGAGCGTTGGGCCCGAGGTTTACCATCCTTTAATTCATGAACGCCGGTAACTTCATGAAAAGAAAAGATTAATGGCACATCTACACCACATTCGCTGAGCACCCAGCGCAGTTCATCTTCATCAAAAGCCTGGTCTGCCCGCGTCACAATGATCGCGTCAGCCCGTTTGAGCGCATAGAGCGGTTCGCGCAGACGTCCAAACGGCGCCATTTCACCACCGCCAAAAGGGTCAGTGGCATCCAGTACCAGCAGATTTAAATCTCGCTGAAGCTGCACGTGTTGAAACCCGTCATCCAGAAGATGTACTTCACAACCCTGGTTGGCTTCGAGCCAGGTGCCGTTCGCATACCGGTTTTTACCAACAATCACTTTGACGCCCTGTAACCTCCGAGCCAGCATCAGCGGTTCATCTCCGGCTTCTGCGAGTGTGGCACAAACCTGAGTTCCATCACTAACAACAACTCGTGACTGACGGCGATCCTGTCGGGCATACCCGCGGGTCAAAATGGCGACTTCATGGCCTTCACCAGTTAGATA
This genomic interval carries:
- the lpxK gene encoding tetraacyldisaccharide 4'-kinase, producing MPETEANTTRIQVPYLGNIPRWWLYVPGKLYEFGVRLRLALYETGYWKPKALNNPVISVGNITLGGTGKTPLVEFIARYLTGEGHEVAILTRGYARQDRRQSRVVVSDGTQVCATLAEAGDEPLMLARRLQGVKVIVGKNRYANGTWLEANQGCEVHLLDDGFQHVQLQRDLNLLVLDATDPFGGGEMAPFGRLREPLYALKRADAIIVTRADQAFDEDELRWVLSECGVDVPLIFSFHEVTGVHELKDGKPRAQRSLAGKAVGVVSALGNPDRFEHDVATLGARVVYRKRLRDHHVYSQEDVAETVSAAQQAGAERLVTTEKDAVKLEQFHFGLMPVSVLEIKARFDDEVSLKTLLLRTIVRKQKTKRAEDIGRKTSGSGD